From the genome of Parasteatoda tepidariorum isolate YZ-2023 chromosome X1, CAS_Ptep_4.0, whole genome shotgun sequence, one region includes:
- the LOC107448391 gene encoding uncharacterized protein: MPCICPVEGLPKVFFHTDLGTYTNKNLQVPDYLRLLAFKAISNIPKHAMKIFTDGSKNDLSQTGSGIFIENHSLKLSRRNPDNCSVFRSKLIAIDVGLETILSDTGSEDIWILSDSRSAIQHLQNCHQVSDQVGLQILEKLKHMSQKRDTQIQWIPSHVNVSGNEIADLLAKRGSIETLTSLDSFTFQEISSVWNRNCK, encoded by the coding sequence ATGCCATGCATCTGTCCTGTCGAAGGTTTGCCCAAAGTATTCTTCCATACTGATCTGGGAACCTACACAAACAAAAACCTACAAGTACCTGATTATCTCAGATTGTTGGCTTTTAAAGCCATCAGCAACATCCCTAAACATgccatgaaaatttttactgatgGAAGCAAAAATGACCTTAGTCAGACCGGAAGCggaatttttatcgaaaacCACTCCTTAAAACTTTCTAGACGTAATCCAGATAACTGCTCGGTTTTTAGGAGCAAACTCATCGCCATTGACGTCGGATTGGAAACCATCCTAAGTGACACTGGCTCTGAGGACATTTGGATACTTAGTGACAGTCGTAGTGCAATTCAGCACCTACAAAATTGCCATCAGGTCAGTGACCAAGTAGGTTTACAAATACTGGAGAAACTAAAACACATGTCTCAAAAACGAGACACTCAAATTCAGTGGATACCTTCTCACGTAAATGTGTCAGGTAATGAAATTGCTGACTTGTTGGCCAAAAGGGGCTCCATAGAGACTTTGACTAGTCTCGACTCCTTCACTTTCCAAGAAATTTCTTCTGTGTGGAACAGAAACTGCAAGTAA
- the LOC122269494 gene encoding uncharacterized protein, which yields MIKSEYATSKRKRWNELYSNLDFRTNDSKLWKLVKSLDKQQPQTESCSTILAHDGSISQSDKDVADILGLHYKNISKLTFSANEKTTERKARNLAHCCRSRSCGVPLFFACFSMHELKLAIKDSNLSKSPGPDDIRGQMIMHLGGKDRRMLLEIINLSWRMGRLSRS from the coding sequence atGATTAAGAGTGAGTACGCTACTTCTAAAAGGAAAAGATGGAACGAACTGTACTCTAATCTTGACTTCAGAACCAACGACTCTAAATTATGGAAACTTGTTAAAAGTCTTGATAAACAGCAACCCCAAACAGAGAGCTGCAGCACCATCCTGGCCCATGACGGTAGTATTTCTCAAAGTGATAAAGATGTAGCCGACATTCTGGGCTTGCATTACAAGAATATTAGTAAACTAACTTTTAGTGCCAACGAGAAAACCACCGAACGTAAGGCAAGAAACTTGGCGCATTGCTGCCGTAGTAGAAGCTGTGGTGTACCTCTTTTTTTCGCTTGTTTCTCTATGCACGAACTGAAACTAGCAATTAAAGACTCTAACCTTTCTAAATCTCCTGGCCCTGACGACATTCGTGGTCAGATGATCATGCACCTCGGAGGGAAGGACAGGAGGATGCTGCTAGAGATCATAAACCTTTCTTGGCGCATGGGTCGACTTTCTAGAAGCTGA